In one window of Frigoriglobus tundricola DNA:
- a CDS encoding glycosyltransferase family 39 protein yields MRRERLRDYAILLAASAALTLPNLGATSLWDVDEGVNAEAAREMRDNGTWVIPTFNYQLRTAKPVMLYWLQRGTYTAFGVSEWSARLPSVLAAWLTVLLTYELARGMFGRTTGLLAGVVLASAVEFCVLAHAATPDATLLLFTVLTYRLFWSRHENGARVWWVPTAAACGLAVLTKGPVGLALPGLVILTYFAWNRELGRLLDRKLWWAVLTFALVAGPWYGLVTAETRGVWAGTFFGRENLQRFTTPMENHRGPVLYHAAALLVLFTPWSAFLLGAVWYGLKATRREEPNPPTPFPKKEGGAGPSAVLSPSPRPGPREAPLTGPGSKEGGVGEGASPRPYRFLICWFAAYLVFFSAAATKLPNYMLPVYPALAILTARFLVRWRAGDLTLPRWMMPAAVAGVVVTAVAVFGGLLVAGDAVQVLPAGSRVFPGLERWAVLAAVPLAAAVVMARAVRANDRARFVRAMTVGAVTFTALAAAFPSLSVDEQKAPKELVRLSGVDDPSRDIRLGHFDWFQPSLVFYARRELVEVFSPDKAAEFLAVPTPGYLFVPAKTWEQVEPKLAVPTRIVARHRDFYRNCDILVVTNEVTVTAGR; encoded by the coding sequence ATGCGGCGGGAGCGGCTCCGGGACTACGCGATCTTGCTGGCCGCTTCGGCGGCGCTCACGCTGCCGAACCTCGGCGCCACGAGCCTGTGGGACGTGGACGAGGGCGTGAACGCCGAGGCCGCGCGCGAGATGCGCGACAACGGCACCTGGGTCATTCCCACCTTCAATTACCAGCTCCGCACGGCCAAACCGGTGATGCTGTACTGGCTCCAGCGCGGCACCTACACCGCGTTCGGGGTGAGTGAGTGGTCGGCGCGGCTGCCGTCCGTACTGGCTGCGTGGCTCACGGTGCTGCTCACCTACGAACTGGCCCGCGGCATGTTCGGCCGCACGACCGGGCTGCTCGCCGGCGTGGTGCTGGCGTCGGCGGTCGAGTTCTGCGTACTCGCGCACGCCGCCACCCCCGACGCGACGCTCCTACTCTTTACTGTCCTCACGTACCGCCTGTTCTGGTCGCGGCACGAGAACGGCGCGCGCGTGTGGTGGGTGCCGACCGCTGCGGCGTGCGGCTTGGCGGTGCTGACAAAAGGGCCGGTCGGGCTCGCGCTGCCCGGTCTCGTGATCCTGACGTACTTCGCGTGGAACCGCGAACTCGGCCGGTTGCTCGATCGCAAACTGTGGTGGGCGGTGCTGACGTTCGCACTGGTCGCCGGGCCGTGGTACGGGCTGGTGACGGCTGAGACGCGCGGGGTTTGGGCGGGGACGTTCTTCGGTCGCGAGAACCTTCAGCGGTTCACGACCCCGATGGAGAACCACCGCGGCCCGGTCCTCTACCACGCGGCGGCGCTGCTCGTGCTGTTCACGCCGTGGAGCGCGTTCCTGCTCGGGGCCGTGTGGTACGGCCTCAAGGCGACGCGAAGAGAAGAACCTAACCCCCCAACCCCCTTCCCTAAGAAGGAAGGGGGGGCCGGACCTTCGGCTGTATTAAGTCCCTCTCCCCGCCCCGGCCCGCGAGAAGCTCCGCTGACAGGGCCGGGGAGCAAGGAGGGAGGGGTTGGGGAGGGGGCTTCCCCGCGTCCGTACCGGTTCCTGATCTGCTGGTTCGCGGCGTACCTCGTGTTCTTCTCCGCCGCGGCAACCAAGCTCCCGAACTACATGCTGCCGGTGTACCCCGCGCTCGCCATTCTCACGGCGCGGTTCCTCGTGCGGTGGCGGGCCGGCGACCTTACGCTGCCCCGGTGGATGATGCCGGCGGCGGTTGCGGGAGTGGTGGTAACGGCCGTCGCGGTGTTCGGTGGGCTGCTCGTTGCGGGTGACGCGGTGCAGGTGCTGCCGGCCGGCTCGCGGGTGTTCCCCGGCCTCGAACGGTGGGCGGTTCTGGCCGCCGTGCCCCTGGCCGCCGCCGTGGTGATGGCGCGCGCGGTTCGGGCGAATGACCGCGCGCGGTTCGTGCGGGCCATGACCGTCGGAGCGGTGACGTTCACCGCGCTCGCGGCCGCGTTCCCGTCGCTGTCGGTGGATGAACAGAAGGCGCCGAAGGAACTGGTGCGGCTGAGCGGGGTGGACGACCCGTCACGTGACATCCGGTTGGGGCACTTCGACTGGTTCCAGCCGAGCCTGGTCTTCTACGCTCGGCGCGAGCTGGTCGAAGTGTTCTCCCCGGACAAGGCCGCCGAATTCCTCGCGGTGCCGACGCCGGGGTACCTGTTCGTACCGGCGAAAACGTGGGAACAGGTGGAACCGAAACTCGCCGTCCCGACCCGGATCGTCGCCCGGCACCGGGACTTCTACCGCAACTGTGACATTCTCGTCGTGACCAACGAAGTGACCGTGACGGCCGGCCGCTGA
- a CDS encoding SDR family NAD(P)-dependent oxidoreductase, whose product MPAHLFDLTGRVALVTGGNKGLGKAMARGFAEAGADVLIASRHEAELKSALDDILAGTGRRGAYCVTDVSVRSEVKNLAQFALDKMGRVDILVNNAGMNAPQAIDAITDDTWDRVLEVNLSSVMALTRELTPQMKARRWGRVVHVSSIMGQVSKERRNVYSATKAALIGMVRATALDLGPFGVTANCVAPGPFMTDMPMSVLSDAEKQAFADRTALGRWAQPTELVGPVLMLCSEAGSYVTGQTLFVDGGYLAR is encoded by the coding sequence ATGCCCGCCCATCTCTTCGATCTGACCGGTCGCGTGGCACTCGTGACCGGCGGAAACAAGGGTTTGGGGAAGGCGATGGCTCGGGGATTCGCCGAAGCCGGGGCGGATGTCCTCATCGCCAGCCGCCACGAAGCCGAATTGAAATCGGCACTCGATGACATCCTCGCCGGGACCGGCCGCCGCGGGGCGTACTGCGTGACGGACGTGTCGGTCCGGAGCGAAGTCAAAAACCTGGCCCAGTTTGCGCTGGATAAAATGGGGCGGGTCGACATCCTGGTGAACAACGCCGGGATGAACGCCCCTCAGGCGATCGACGCCATTACCGACGACACCTGGGACCGGGTGCTGGAAGTGAATTTGAGTTCGGTGATGGCACTCACCCGCGAACTCACACCGCAGATGAAAGCACGCCGGTGGGGCCGGGTGGTCCACGTATCGTCGATCATGGGACAAGTGTCCAAGGAGCGGCGGAACGTCTATTCGGCGACGAAAGCGGCTCTGATCGGTATGGTCCGGGCCACCGCGCTGGACCTGGGGCCGTTCGGCGTGACGGCGAACTGTGTCGCTCCGGGGCCGTTCATGACCGATATGCCGATGTCGGTCCTGTCGGACGCGGAGAAGCAGGCGTTTGCGGACCGCACGGCCCTCGGTCGGTGGGCACAGCCGACCGAACTTGTGGGTCCCGTGCTGATGCTGTGCAGCGAGGCCGGCAGCTACGTCACCGGTCAGACGCTCTTCGTGGACGGAGGATATCTCGCCCGCTAG
- a CDS encoding ABC transporter permease: protein MSDSNLSLAREAGPPPLTRAARSVTRFFRTVFGFIGTLFVIGFSLLPLSALLVALPAVSPNEAVLTDTVRPARSWGRRTGRRVLAAFAGVVVLVALLAFAIEMVTRLPLPAGGQMGTLAKKVFGASFADFLPDDEKPDNLPPGVVWAPTPELLDKQKSLRQAVNRPNLNPRDKTEAVEKLAAADAEIAERTPKSPKLQLLLNRDLAPVLAVPLWTLLPPALVDHWPFVLLVMYGTDIVLLLLIGKVPLAYNFRYLWVRRRDTALTAVAFTVVVALVVVLLAFVNGMYKLNETTGVPGNVLVMSEGSTDELFSNLARGDAQNVQNVTVLSDQQGRPVGPGGKGIGVARAVANADGTLTRLPADARKDLPGAIALASKESYLVMNQPVPTRPGEPATRRFLQLRAFEDARIASAVHNIELEPGGRWFTSNAVEQGEKAPDGIQYLQCCIGEGAAATLGEDAKKPRLAAGDTFELGDRWWKVIGVMRTRGTTYGSEIWTGIENPIVRETGKGDKFTTIVMRMGDDSDASARAMAFYLTDGYTEAKLKAFSEPEYYKELTKTNEQFLTAIVMMAVIMAVGGIFGVMNTMFASIAARIKEVGVLRILGFKRWQILISFMIESLAIAFAGGLFGCLLGSLANGFEAASTLSGGQGGGKSVTLTMQVDFTIIATGLLFTLIMGRLGGLVPALSAMRMEILDSLR from the coding sequence ATGTCCGATTCCAACCTGAGCCTCGCCCGCGAAGCCGGCCCGCCCCCACTCACCCGGGCCGCGCGGAGCGTGACCCGCTTCTTCCGCACCGTGTTCGGCTTCATCGGCACGCTGTTCGTCATCGGCTTCTCGCTGCTGCCGCTGTCCGCACTGCTCGTCGCGCTGCCGGCCGTGTCGCCGAACGAGGCCGTGCTGACCGACACCGTCCGGCCGGCGCGGTCGTGGGGGCGGCGGACGGGCCGCCGGGTACTCGCGGCGTTTGCCGGCGTGGTGGTCCTCGTCGCGCTCCTCGCGTTCGCCATTGAGATGGTAACCCGGCTCCCGCTGCCGGCCGGTGGGCAGATGGGGACGCTGGCGAAGAAGGTGTTCGGCGCCTCGTTCGCCGACTTCCTGCCGGACGACGAGAAGCCCGACAACCTGCCGCCCGGGGTGGTGTGGGCGCCCACGCCCGAACTGCTCGACAAGCAGAAATCGCTCCGGCAGGCCGTGAACCGGCCGAACCTCAACCCGCGCGACAAGACCGAAGCCGTCGAGAAGCTCGCGGCGGCCGACGCGGAGATCGCCGAGCGCACGCCGAAGTCGCCCAAGCTCCAGTTGCTCCTCAACCGCGACCTCGCTCCGGTCCTCGCGGTGCCGCTGTGGACGCTTCTCCCGCCCGCGCTCGTCGATCACTGGCCGTTCGTGCTCCTCGTGATGTACGGCACCGACATCGTGCTCCTCCTGCTCATCGGCAAGGTGCCGCTGGCGTACAACTTTCGCTATTTGTGGGTGCGCCGGCGGGACACCGCGCTCACCGCGGTCGCGTTCACGGTCGTCGTCGCGCTCGTGGTGGTGCTGCTCGCGTTCGTCAACGGCATGTACAAGCTGAACGAGACCACCGGTGTGCCGGGCAACGTGCTGGTCATGTCGGAGGGCTCGACCGACGAGCTGTTCAGCAACCTGGCCCGCGGCGACGCCCAGAACGTGCAGAACGTGACGGTGCTGAGCGACCAGCAGGGCCGGCCCGTTGGGCCGGGCGGGAAGGGCATCGGTGTGGCCCGTGCGGTGGCCAACGCGGACGGCACTCTGACCCGGCTGCCGGCCGACGCGCGGAAGGACCTACCCGGCGCGATCGCGCTGGCGAGTAAGGAATCGTATCTGGTGATGAACCAACCGGTTCCGACCCGGCCGGGCGAGCCGGCGACCCGGCGGTTCCTGCAACTGCGCGCGTTCGAGGACGCCCGCATCGCCTCGGCCGTTCACAACATCGAACTGGAGCCGGGCGGGCGGTGGTTCACCTCGAACGCCGTCGAACAGGGCGAGAAGGCGCCGGACGGCATCCAGTACCTCCAGTGCTGCATCGGCGAGGGCGCCGCCGCGACCCTCGGTGAGGACGCCAAGAAGCCGCGGCTGGCGGCCGGGGACACGTTCGAACTGGGCGACCGGTGGTGGAAGGTGATCGGGGTGATGCGCACCCGCGGCACCACCTACGGGTCGGAAATCTGGACCGGGATCGAGAACCCGATCGTGCGCGAGACCGGGAAGGGCGACAAGTTCACCACGATCGTCATGCGCATGGGCGACGACTCGGACGCCTCCGCACGGGCGATGGCGTTCTACCTCACCGACGGGTACACGGAGGCCAAGCTGAAGGCGTTCTCGGAGCCGGAGTATTACAAGGAACTCACCAAGACGAACGAGCAGTTCCTCACCGCGATCGTGATGATGGCGGTCATCATGGCCGTCGGCGGCATTTTCGGCGTGATGAACACGATGTTCGCGTCCATCGCGGCCCGCATCAAGGAAGTCGGGGTGCTGCGCATTCTCGGCTTCAAGCGGTGGCAGATCCTGATCTCGTTCATGATCGAGTCGCTCGCGATCGCGTTCGCGGGCGGGCTGTTCGGCTGCCTGCTCGGCTCGCTCGCGAACGGGTTCGAGGCGGCGAGTACCCTTTCCGGCGGACAGGGCGGCGGCAAGAGCGTCACGCTCACCATGCAGGTGGACTTCACAATCATTGCGACCGGGCTGCTGTTCACGCTGATCATGGGGCGTCTGGGTGGGCTGGTTCCGGCGCTCTCGGCGATGCGGATGGAAATCCTCGATTCGTTGCGGTGA
- a CDS encoding ABC transporter permease has product MGFGMPPDMGGMGFDSSILQLAGYLFMGLVGLIFLAILLGIATLPSFFFTLWNLELAADETRAVTRWASIVGCGAAALACFELHPLVAAVPAPGAAFVGWLFKFTGYLLLTPAAVPALVAVAAPLLPMFPRKLLSLMFRGLRRSMLRTSLTYLALFVLTLVLCLIYAVLYMIGNATSEKEANFKAIVTHKTTIPSQMPAGYYTRFRDACLEDLPPEMRPVNGDKDIMSWSFVLGTTDKVNQRKENMVFLFALEPDKVMTMMDGLDDLTGEEKELLEQACAVMRANPRAIVMSKSRLKALNLQVGQKLKLSGINYANILFEFEIIGELPEGKYEGVSFMNKEYLIKQLEAYPRDTVNNQKGEAHPMMDKCINLIWVKLPTKEAFERLSQIVNDRSKFGTVPVKLETASSGIGTWLGAFKDIFWGIKYILVPAMIGIMSLVVANALSISVRERRTEMAVLKVLGFQPHHVLLVVLGEALLVGLLGGGMSALMAWGLLGSVKFQIMFFGAFFVPMNALVYGPALGMAVSFAGCIGPALAAKNVKVAQVFARVA; this is encoded by the coding sequence ATGGGTTTCGGCATGCCCCCTGACATGGGCGGGATGGGGTTCGACTCGTCGATCCTCCAACTCGCCGGTTACCTGTTCATGGGACTGGTCGGGCTGATCTTCCTGGCGATCCTGCTGGGCATCGCCACGCTGCCGTCGTTCTTCTTCACGCTCTGGAATTTGGAGCTGGCGGCCGACGAGACGCGCGCGGTCACCCGCTGGGCGTCCATCGTGGGGTGCGGCGCGGCGGCGCTCGCCTGTTTCGAGTTGCACCCGCTCGTGGCCGCGGTTCCGGCCCCGGGGGCCGCCTTTGTCGGCTGGCTGTTCAAGTTCACCGGGTACCTCCTGCTCACCCCGGCCGCCGTGCCCGCGCTCGTGGCCGTGGCCGCCCCGCTCCTCCCGATGTTCCCGCGGAAGCTGCTGTCCCTGATGTTCCGCGGGCTGCGGCGCAGCATGCTCCGCACGTCGCTCACGTACCTCGCGCTCTTCGTGCTCACGCTCGTCCTGTGCCTCATCTACGCCGTCCTCTACATGATCGGGAACGCGACCTCGGAGAAGGAGGCCAACTTCAAGGCCATCGTCACGCACAAGACGACGATCCCGAGCCAGATGCCGGCCGGGTACTACACCCGGTTTCGGGACGCGTGCCTCGAAGACCTGCCGCCGGAGATGCGGCCCGTCAACGGCGACAAGGACATCATGAGCTGGTCGTTCGTCCTCGGCACCACCGACAAGGTGAACCAGCGCAAGGAGAACATGGTGTTCCTGTTCGCGCTGGAGCCGGACAAGGTGATGACCATGATGGACGGCCTGGACGACCTCACGGGCGAGGAGAAAGAGCTCCTGGAGCAGGCGTGCGCCGTGATGAGGGCCAACCCGCGGGCCATCGTGATGAGCAAGAGCCGGCTGAAGGCGCTCAACCTGCAAGTGGGGCAGAAGCTCAAGCTGTCCGGCATCAACTACGCCAACATCCTGTTCGAGTTCGAGATCATCGGCGAGCTGCCGGAGGGGAAGTACGAGGGCGTCTCCTTCATGAACAAGGAGTACCTCATCAAGCAGCTCGAGGCGTACCCGCGCGACACGGTCAACAACCAGAAGGGCGAGGCGCACCCGATGATGGACAAGTGCATCAACCTCATCTGGGTCAAGCTGCCGACGAAGGAGGCGTTCGAGCGCCTCAGCCAGATCGTGAACGACCGGTCCAAGTTCGGCACGGTGCCGGTCAAGCTGGAAACCGCGTCCAGCGGCATCGGCACCTGGCTCGGCGCGTTCAAGGACATCTTCTGGGGCATCAAGTACATCCTCGTGCCGGCCATGATCGGCATCATGAGCCTCGTCGTCGCCAACGCGCTCTCCATCTCGGTGCGCGAGCGGCGCACCGAGATGGCGGTGCTGAAGGTGCTCGGTTTCCAGCCGCACCACGTCCTCCTGGTGGTGCTGGGCGAGGCGCTCCTGGTCGGCCTCCTGGGCGGCGGGATGAGCGCGCTGATGGCGTGGGGGCTGCTGGGCAGCGTGAAGTTCCAGATCATGTTCTTCGGCGCGTTCTTCGTGCCCATGAACGCGCTGGTCTACGGCCCGGCGCTGGGCATGGCGGTGTCGTTCGCCGGGTGCATCGGCCCCGCGCTGGCGGCGAAGAACGTGAAGGTGGCCCAGGTGTTTGCCCGGGTGGCGTGA
- a CDS encoding ABC transporter ATP-binding protein — translation MMRPAIVQVRDLHKSFTRGTESIQVLRDLTLDVGEGEFLALMGPSGSGKTTLLNLIAGLDQPTGGSITVGDNVISEMSESELARWRTRHVGFVFQFYYLLPVLTAYENVELPLLLLPLTKEQRRKQVENALALVHLSDRMSHRPGQLSGGQQQRVGIARAMVTDPTLIVADEPTGDLDTKSADEILTLMEILRSQLNKTIIMVTHDPKAAARAQRILHLEKGQLVLDTAAVASH, via the coding sequence ATGATGCGTCCCGCCATCGTGCAGGTTCGTGACTTGCACAAGTCGTTCACCCGCGGCACCGAATCGATCCAGGTGCTCCGCGACCTGACACTCGACGTGGGCGAGGGCGAGTTCCTCGCGCTCATGGGGCCGTCCGGGAGCGGCAAGACGACGCTCCTGAACCTGATCGCCGGCCTGGACCAGCCCACCGGCGGCAGCATCACCGTTGGCGACAACGTCATCTCCGAGATGTCGGAGAGCGAACTCGCCCGGTGGCGCACCCGGCACGTCGGGTTCGTGTTCCAGTTCTACTACCTGCTCCCGGTCCTCACCGCGTACGAGAACGTGGAACTGCCGCTGCTCCTGCTGCCGCTCACGAAGGAGCAGCGGCGGAAGCAGGTGGAGAACGCGCTCGCCCTCGTGCACCTGTCGGACCGCATGAGCCACCGGCCGGGGCAACTGTCCGGCGGCCAGCAGCAGCGCGTCGGCATCGCCCGCGCGATGGTCACCGACCCGACGCTCATCGTCGCCGACGAGCCGACCGGCGACCTCGACACCAAGAGCGCCGACGAGATCCTCACGCTGATGGAGATCCTCCGCAGCCAGTTGAACAAGACCATCATCATGGTGACGCACGACCCGAAGGCCGCCGCCCGCGCCCAGCGGATTCTCCACCTGGAGAAGGGCCAGTTGGTGCTGGACACGGCCGCCGTGGCGAGTCATTAA
- a CDS encoding HlyD family secretion protein — MAIPTDSRLGASVNGDLADRVQQLRLDNQLGAAKSGGGGSWLPWVLCGLLAVTWTGVGARWYKAAPAKDDAPSATPAASPGTGPAPGTQAGGAPAAEPGALVTQLKGTVIPSLQVTVSPRDVAAEITELFFAEGKRVKQGDRLATLLDHQYANRLKTEDASVKSAEAQVTRSAAAKAAAEAKVAKAESALASAKARLTRALASQDRATKDFAQAKRQDATGTISTQDYQKFEADKLGADADKVAADADVEAARREIDAANADVNTAKATMTAAAADLGAAEARRDEAKRLVENCCVTAPIDGTILTKSADRGALVSPMSFNVAAGICSIADLSKLEVEIDVPERQITRLRAGQECLLQADADPSRSYRGVVDRVMPIADDTKNVVKVRIRVYLAKTEEPGTFLKPKMGITSTVYEKAFALDPARDYLWGDEAGRQKDWAAGWKKK; from the coding sequence ATGGCGATTCCGACCGATTCCCGCCTGGGCGCGTCCGTGAACGGCGACCTGGCGGACCGCGTGCAGCAACTGCGGCTCGACAACCAGCTCGGTGCCGCCAAGAGCGGCGGGGGCGGGTCGTGGCTGCCCTGGGTGCTGTGCGGGTTGCTCGCGGTCACGTGGACCGGCGTCGGCGCGCGGTGGTACAAAGCCGCTCCCGCAAAGGACGACGCTCCGAGCGCGACACCGGCCGCGAGCCCCGGCACCGGGCCGGCCCCCGGCACGCAGGCGGGCGGCGCCCCCGCGGCCGAGCCGGGCGCGCTCGTGACGCAACTGAAGGGCACCGTCATCCCGTCCCTTCAAGTGACCGTTAGCCCGCGGGACGTGGCGGCCGAGATCACGGAGCTGTTCTTCGCCGAGGGCAAGCGGGTCAAGCAGGGCGACCGGCTGGCGACGCTGCTCGACCACCAGTACGCCAACCGGCTGAAGACCGAGGACGCGTCGGTGAAGTCGGCGGAGGCACAAGTGACCCGCTCGGCGGCGGCGAAGGCCGCGGCCGAGGCGAAGGTGGCCAAGGCCGAGTCCGCGCTGGCCTCGGCGAAGGCCCGGCTCACCCGCGCGCTCGCGTCCCAGGACCGCGCGACCAAGGACTTCGCACAGGCCAAGCGGCAGGACGCGACCGGAACCATTTCCACCCAGGACTACCAGAAGTTCGAGGCCGACAAGCTCGGCGCCGACGCCGACAAGGTCGCCGCGGACGCGGACGTGGAAGCGGCCCGCCGGGAGATCGACGCCGCGAACGCCGACGTGAACACCGCCAAGGCGACCATGACCGCCGCCGCCGCCGACCTCGGCGCCGCCGAGGCCCGCCGCGACGAGGCGAAGCGGCTGGTCGAGAACTGCTGCGTCACGGCCCCGATCGACGGCACCATCCTCACCAAATCGGCCGACAGGGGCGCGCTGGTCAGCCCGATGTCGTTCAACGTGGCCGCCGGCATCTGCTCCATCGCGGACCTCTCCAAATTGGAAGTCGAGATCGACGTGCCGGAGCGACAGATCACCCGCCTGCGGGCCGGTCAGGAGTGCCTGCTCCAGGCCGACGCCGATCCGAGCCGGAGCTACCGGGGCGTGGTGGACCGCGTCATGCCGATCGCCGACGACACCAAGAACGTCGTGAAGGTGCGCATCCGCGTGTACCTGGCGAAGACCGAGGAGCCGGGCACGTTCCTGAAACCCAAAATGGGCATCACTTCGACCGTCTACGAGAAGGCGTTCGCCCTCGACCCCGCCAGGGACTACTTGTGGGGTGACGAAGCGGGCCGCCAGAAGGATTGGGCCGCCGGGTGGAAGAAGAAGTGA
- a CDS encoding TetR/AcrR family transcriptional regulator — MEGLSEVAQARREQILDAAETIIAGHGIQELSLKKIEDLAHMSRGQLTYYFPEKEQILLAVYDRMLRRMIHEAMRSDGPKPMTGRAWECLQHGLKKHLEPDWPPPGGKELLSLLFTFLAQMGHREDYRKRLSQWYSEWRSFIAADVAGSVPQPGAVPPRVLAALIQGLFHGLDVQLMMDPDAFDRDEMFAACVRMLAPLFGRTNPDEPAR; from the coding sequence GTGGAGGGGTTGTCGGAGGTGGCGCAGGCGCGGCGCGAACAGATCCTCGACGCGGCCGAAACCATCATCGCCGGACACGGGATTCAGGAGCTGTCGCTTAAAAAGATCGAAGACCTCGCGCACATGAGCCGCGGGCAACTGACCTACTACTTTCCGGAAAAGGAGCAGATCCTCCTTGCGGTTTACGACCGCATGCTGCGGCGGATGATCCACGAGGCGATGCGCAGCGACGGCCCGAAACCGATGACCGGCCGGGCGTGGGAGTGCTTGCAACACGGGTTGAAGAAGCACCTCGAGCCGGACTGGCCCCCGCCCGGTGGGAAAGAACTGCTCAGCCTGCTGTTCACGTTCCTCGCTCAGATGGGCCACCGCGAGGACTACCGCAAGCGCCTGTCGCAGTGGTACTCCGAGTGGCGGTCGTTCATCGCGGCGGACGTGGCTGGAAGCGTCCCCCAACCGGGAGCGGTCCCGCCCCGCGTGCTGGCGGCGCTCATCCAGGGGCTGTTCCACGGGCTGGACGTGCAACTGATGATGGACCCCGACGCGTTCGACCGGGACGAGATGTTCGCCGCGTGCGTGCGCATGCTGGCCCCTCTGTTCGGTCGGACGAACCCGGACGAACCGGCCCGTTAA
- a CDS encoding SpoVG family protein encodes MVITEVRIKLCEENNERLLAFCSVTFDNAFVVRDLKIIEGTKGVFVAMPSRKLTDRCPRCGGKNHLRARFCNQCGTRQDEQRALRATDGRAKLHADIAHPIHSAARELIQSAVVEAFSKEKERSKLPGYVCTYDEFDYDDEVPVSYSGLVAEMGKVVKAHGAHAAPKGTHFHTADAPAQTAKAKPDGFADGIA; translated from the coding sequence GTGGTCATCACGGAAGTTCGCATCAAGCTGTGTGAGGAGAACAACGAGCGGCTGCTCGCGTTCTGCTCGGTCACCTTCGACAACGCCTTCGTGGTCCGGGATCTGAAGATCATCGAGGGCACCAAGGGCGTGTTCGTGGCGATGCCGAGCCGCAAGCTGACCGACCGGTGCCCGCGGTGCGGCGGCAAGAACCACCTGCGGGCGCGGTTCTGCAACCAGTGCGGCACCCGGCAGGACGAGCAGCGGGCGCTGCGCGCCACCGACGGCCGGGCCAAGCTGCACGCCGACATCGCCCACCCGATCCACAGCGCCGCCCGCGAGCTGATCCAATCGGCCGTGGTGGAGGCGTTCTCGAAGGAGAAGGAGCGCTCGAAGCTGCCGGGCTACGTCTGCACCTACGACGAGTTCGACTACGACGACGAGGTGCCGGTGAGCTACAGCGGCCTGGTGGCCGAAATGGGCAAGGTGGTCAAGGCGCACGGCGCGCACGCGGCCCCGAAGGGGACGCACTTCCACACGGCCGACGCCCCGGCGCAGACGGCCAAGGCGAAGCCGGACGGCTTCGCCGACGGCATCGCCTAG
- the ispE gene encoding 4-(cytidine 5'-diphospho)-2-C-methyl-D-erythritol kinase, protein MTRSGAPLRSADPLSVHPALPAGRTGVVIAAPAKLNLFLEIRGKRPDGYHDLESLMVAVDLFDTLELRALPPAPPGPGAIALSCDPPGLSTGPDNLAYKAAAALRTRVGRPELGAEIRLTKRIPAQAGLGGGSSDAAAALVGLNQIWNLGLTRQELVAIAGSIGSDVAFFLTLPAAWCTGRGEVAAPEAGTGGLHFVLVCPPIGLGTAGVYKRLVVPAEPVPGDAVRAAFRAGDAGALGRSVFNRLEAPAFALEPAVGRIRTRLGGLGPCGALMSGSGSTVFAVCRDREHALHVAGAFRATRPADEPESRVLVVRSFTP, encoded by the coding sequence ATGACGCGCTCCGGTGCCCCCCTCCGCTCCGCGGACCCGCTATCGGTCCACCCGGCGCTGCCCGCCGGCCGCACCGGCGTCGTGATCGCGGCCCCCGCCAAGCTCAACCTGTTCCTCGAAATCCGCGGCAAGCGGCCCGACGGCTACCACGACCTCGAATCGCTGATGGTCGCCGTCGACCTGTTCGACACGCTCGAGCTCCGTGCCCTGCCGCCCGCGCCGCCGGGGCCGGGCGCGATCGCCCTCTCGTGCGACCCGCCGGGCCTTTCGACCGGGCCGGACAACCTCGCTTACAAAGCCGCGGCCGCGCTCCGTACGCGTGTCGGCCGCCCGGAACTTGGGGCCGAAATCCGGCTGACCAAGCGCATCCCGGCGCAGGCCGGACTCGGCGGCGGGTCCAGCGACGCGGCGGCGGCGCTGGTCGGCTTGAATCAAATCTGGAATTTGGGGCTGACACGCCAGGAACTTGTCGCTATCGCGGGGTCCATCGGATCGGACGTGGCGTTCTTTCTGACGCTCCCCGCGGCCTGGTGTACCGGGCGCGGGGAGGTGGCGGCGCCGGAAGCCGGGACGGGCGGGTTGCACTTCGTTCTGGTGTGCCCGCCGATCGGGCTCGGCACCGCCGGAGTGTACAAGCGGCTCGTTGTGCCCGCCGAGCCGGTACCGGGAGACGCGGTCCGGGCCGCGTTCCGCGCCGGTGACGCGGGCGCCCTGGGCCGGTCGGTCTTCAACCGGCTCGAAGCCCCGGCGTTCGCGCTGGAGCCGGCGGTCGGGCGCATCCGCACGCGACTGGGCGGCCTCGGCCCGTGCGGGGCGCTGATGTCCGGGAGCGGTTCGACGGTGTTCGCGGTGTGCCGCGACCGCGAACACGCGCTGCACGTGGCCGGTGCCTTCCGGGCCACGCGCCCGGCCGACGAACCCGAATCTCGCGTCCTCGTGGTCCGCAGTTTTACCCCCTGA